ACCAGCCACCGCTTGCCCAGGATGTCTTTGACCAGGGCAAACTGGAGCATCCACAGGGCGAGCCTTTGAATCAGCGGCGAAACCGCGAGGGATTGAACGAAGTCCAGATGAGATGCGGGACTGCCCAGTGTCGGCAGGATGATCCCGGCTACGTTGAAAAAAGGCCAGTGGGGCGGCCGCGCCAGAACAGCGAACCATGAGGCCCGCCGCAGGTACTCCCGGAAAAGCAGGACGTGGAAGTCAGGATCAGTGGGCTCGGCCTGCCAGTCCACCTGCTGGAGCCGGGCCAGGGTGGCGTTGACGTGAGAGTGGGCTTCGGGTTTGTGCCTGAGGCTGTGCATTCGCCGCTGCTCAGGTAAGGGCAAAGGGCTGGGGCAACGTAAGCAGTTCAAGCCAGACCTCACGGGCAGCCTCATCCTGCCAGCCATCCCCCACCTGCGAGAGTTGCCACAGCGCTTCATCCATCCAGGCGCACAGCAGCACGTCCGGCCACATCTGGTGCTCCAGCGGGGTCAGGTCGATGTGCTGGCTGTAGCCGCGCAGGAAGGTGGCCCACTGGGCCGGGGTCATCAGCTGCGCCGGGCCGCTGTGGAGGCTGGGGTCCAGGTGAAACGAGAGGGCCGTCAGCGCAAGGTCGTACACACGCGGCATCCGCGCGGCGTTGTCTGGGTCAACTAGCACCGGCTCACCAGACGGCAGGTAGACGAGATTGGCCGCCTTATGGTCCCAGCTGCAATTGACCATCGGCAGGGGCTGGCTGACGGCGCGTGGGAGGGCCCCGGTCAAATACTGGATCTGCCGCTCAGCCAGCAGGGCGGCGGGCCTGGCCGTGCTGAGCTGGGCCCTGGCCAGGCCCTCAAGGACCTCGTCGCTCAGGGCCTGGAGGTCGCTGGCCGTAAAGGCGCGCACGGCCGCCAGGTGTGGCAGGTCAAACGTCTGATCTGGCCCCGCCGCGTGAATCTGTCCCAAAAGAGCGCCAGCCCTCTCTAGGTCCTGGTCCAGCCCCTGATAGCGCCGGCCCTCAACGAAGGGGTACAGCACCCAGCGGGAGGAGTCGCCGGCGCCCTCTGGCAGGAGGACAGTTGGGCCAGGGAGGGGGGCAAGAACCTGGACACCGGCCTGGGCGAGGGCCTGACTCCAGGCGGCGATTCCCGGCGCGTGGTTCAGACTGGTCCGTTTGAGGACAGCCCGGCAGTCAATCAGCTGGAGGGCCCAGACATCGGCGTGGGCGCTGAGCCGCACCGCCTGGGTGTGAGGAGGAAGATCAAATTGCGCCAGCAGGGGGGCAAGGTTCATGGGGCCACGGTAGCGGCCACAGCGTGACGGCCGGATGACGGCGACAGGGGTAGGCCTGCTCAGGCCTTTGACGGCCTCTCAGGGTTGTCTTTAGCGCACTTTCCAGGCCTGAGCAACAGCTGCCGCTCCCGCTGGATCGAAGGCCTGAAGTTCACGTCGGTTGCGGGGCGTGGTGGGACGCGCAGCAAAGTAAGCCAGAGTCAGCTCGGCAAAGTATTCCTCTGACCGGCTCATGGCATAAGCGTCAAATTCGGCGTCGGTGTAGTGGCCTGTCTTCCGGGCCTCTTGAAAGGCCGCCAGGACAGCAGGGTGACGAAAGCCGTGGGCGCGGTCATCGT
The Deinococcus betulae DNA segment above includes these coding regions:
- a CDS encoding phosphotransferase enzyme family protein — protein: MNLAPLLAQFDLPPHTQAVRLSAHADVWALQLIDCRAVLKRTSLNHAPGIAAWSQALAQAGVQVLAPLPGPTVLLPEGAGDSSRWVLYPFVEGRRYQGLDQDLERAGALLGQIHAAGPDQTFDLPHLAAVRAFTASDLQALSDEVLEGLARAQLSTARPAALLAERQIQYLTGALPRAVSQPLPMVNCSWDHKAANLVYLPSGEPVLVDPDNAARMPRVYDLALTALSFHLDPSLHSGPAQLMTPAQWATFLRGYSQHIDLTPLEHQMWPDVLLCAWMDEALWQLSQVGDGWQDEAAREVWLELLTLPQPFALT